One Mercurialis annua linkage group LG3, ddMerAnnu1.2, whole genome shotgun sequence DNA window includes the following coding sequences:
- the LOC126675127 gene encoding uncharacterized protein LOC126675127 — translation MMMIVMKMMMKMKMKMKMKMTNSVFKKVYQCDLAYVLLYFWSLKSLLLLRLFSQQVTSNELWPEYEIRNEDEMSLIPKSDDNEHDKQLVLKKRLDGTIFIWSHC, via the exons ATGATGATGATAGTGATGAAAatgatgatgaagatgaagatgaagatgaagatgaagatgacgAATAGTGTTTTTAAAAAAG TGTATCAATGCGATTTGGCTTATGTGTTGCTGTACTTTTGGTCGCTAAAATCATTGTTGCTGCTGCGTCTCTTCTCTCAACAAG TTACAAGCAATGAATTGTGGCCAGAGTATGAGATAAGAAATGAGGATGAAATGAGTTTGATTCCGAAGTCTGATGATAAtgaacacgataagcaattggTATTGAAGAAGAGATTGGATGGCACCATATTTATATGGAGTCATTGTTAG
- the LOC130014745 gene encoding uncharacterized protein LOC130014745, translating to MLSGWSTKGKLACPVCNKWTCLLTLKNGRKQCYMGHHRYLHSQHSWRKNKKFDGKLERRSKLEELTGDEVLRQFEFVPKDLVFGKTPNRKKRVRSPQELNWTKRKKNICENILGTSMNIDGKSKDNIKARMDLKAMGIRKELHLQPKGNKFLMPLACYTLPTLERRKFCEWMKSIKLPDGYTSNLSRCVNVEDCKILGMKSHDYQVFMQRLLPAAICGSLRSEVYIALSELSSFFKELCSKTLIKSTIKKLQSDIVLILCKLEMIYPPSFFVIMMHLAIHLPREVELGGPVHYRWMYFIERFLGTLKNFVRNLARPEGSIAEPYITKECLNFCSLYFHGVETRYNRVERNYDMAMQVGVHDGFSVFAHNARPLGAVMYEKLSHSDFEKILWYVLNNCENIEEYLNMHIEELEKTSLIDVRKRHQEGFSSWFKQYVGRLCVDGLITTTDHLYVLGLGPDIRVTRYSGIIANGVRFHTTERDSFRRTQNSGVSVKGEHNLKEIDFFGVLTDIIDLQYIHGNHVFLFKLHQVFYVNDMKNGGPWKIMQKSYPRNIYDVPEKKESYNEDSVLNDEPYQQYETDYLHEVEQVDGEDLESLHHIDVKFSGRAL from the exons ATGTTATCTGGATGGAGCACAAAAGGAAAATTAGCATGCCCTGTGTGTAATAAGTGGACTTGTTTGCTAACTTTGAAAAATGGAAGGAAGCAATGTTATATGGGTCATCATAGATACTTACATTCTCAACATTCTTGgagaaaaaataagaaatttgatGGAAAACTCGAGCGCAGGTCGAAGCTTGAAGAATTGACAGGAGATGAAGTTCTAAgacaatttgaatttgttccaaAAGATTTGGTATTTGGGAAGACACCTAATAGAAAAAAGCGTGTACGCAGTCCACAAGAGCTCAATTGGACAAAAAGAA agaagaatatatgtgaaaatatcTTGGGGACATCGAtgaatattgatggaaaatcAAAGGATAATATTAAGGCTCGGATGGATTTAAAAGCTATGGGTATAAGAAAAGAGTTACATTTACAGccaaaaggtaataaatttCTAATGCCTCTTGCTTGTTATACATTACCGACGCTAGAGAGGAGAAAGTTTTGTGAATGGATGAAATCAATAAAGTTGCCAGACGGATATACTTCAAACCTTTCTCGATGTGTAAATGTTGAAGATTGTAAAATTTTGGGAATGAAAAGCCATGATTATCAGGTATTCATGCAACGATTACTTCCAGCAGCAATTTGTGGGTCTTTACGTAGTGAGGTGTACATTGCATTATCAGAGTTGAGTTCTTTTTTTAAGGAATTGTGTTCAAAGACTTTAATAAAATCCACAATCAAAAAGTTGCAGAGTGATATCGTTTTGATATTATGCAAGCTTGAGATGATATATCCTCCGtcattttttgtaattatgaTGCATCTTGCAATTCATCTACCACGTGAAGTTGAATTAGGAGGACCAGTTCATTATCGGTGGATGTACTTTATTGAGAG ATTCTTAGGGACTTTGAAAAATTTTGTACGTAATTTAGCTCGACCAGAGGGTTCAATTGCTGAACCATATATCACTAAGGAATGCTTGAACTTTTGCTCATTATATTTTCATGGAGTTGAGACAAGATACAATCGAGTTGAGAGAAACTATGATATGGCTATGCAAGTAGGGGTGCATGATGGTTTTTCTGTATTTGCCCATAATGCAAGGCCTTTAGGGGCTGTAATGTACGAAAAATTATCCCATTCCGATTTTGAAAAGATATTATGGTACGTGCTTAATAACTGCGAGAATATAGAGGAATATCTCAA TATGCACATTGAAGAATTAGAAAAGACAAGTCTTATTGATGTGCGAAAAAGACATCAGGAGGGATTTTCCTCTTGGTTCAAGCAGTAT GTTGGCCGCTTATGTGTCGATGGTTTGATCACAACGACAGATCATTTATATGTGTTGGGTTTAGGTCCTGATATACGAGTTACTAGGTATAGTGGTATAATTGCGAATGGAGTTAGATTTCACACAACTGAACGTGATAGTTTCCGCCGGACTCAAAATAGTGGGGTTTCAGTTAAGGGAGAGCATAATTTGaaagaaattgatttttttggtgTGCTAACAGATATAATTGACCTACAATATATTCATGGAAATcatgtttttttgtttaaat TACATCAAGTTTTCTATGTCAATGATATGAAAAATGGGGGTCCTTGGAAAATTATGCAAAAATCATATCCTAGGAATATATATGATGTCCCAGAGAAGAAAGAATCATACAATGAAGATTCAGTATTAAATGATGAGCCTTATCAACAATATGAGACTGATTATCTTCATGAAGTTGAACAAGTTGATGGTGAAGATTTAGAATCTTTGCACCATATCGAT GTCAAATTCAGTGGAAGAGCATTATAA
- the LOC126675126 gene encoding uncharacterized protein LOC126675126: MNEVENNFNDVSEMLDDMCNATVMEIDMEETHTNQDNNMPEEEVEKFAKLWNDSHCELYPGSQYSKLSFLLKMINIKALTNSSNKSFTMNLELFKDALPKGETLPSSNYEMKKLMRDLGLGYVKIDACINDCVLFWKENENLDRCPNPACKAPRWKSGLGKHKKIAQKVLRHFPLVPRLQRLFMSKDIGEDMRWHKEKRVDDEMIRHPADAMEWKDFDNQHDWFAKDARNVRLGLASDGFNPFGNMSTNYSMWPVIVTPYNLPPWKCMKENFLMLSLLIPGKESPGNNIDVYLRPLIDELKELWETGVPTYDAYSGKKI; encoded by the coding sequence ATGAATGAAGTCGAGAATAATTTTAATGATGTTTCAGAAATGTTAGATGATATGTGTAATGCTACTGTTATGGAAATTGATATGGAAGAGACACATACTAATCAAGATAATAACATGCCAGAAGAAGAGGTAGAAAAATTTGCTAAATTGTGGAATGATTCTCACTGTGAACTATACCCTGGTAGTCAATATTCGAAGCTATCTTTTCTTCTTAAGATGATTAATATTAAAGCACTTACTAATTCTAGTAATAAATCATTTACTatgaatttggagttgtttaAGGATGCACTGCCAAAGGGTGAAACTCTTCCAAGCTCAAATTATGAGATGAAAAAATTGATGCGCGATCTAGGTCTTGGTTATGTAAAGATTGATGCTTGTATAAATGATTGTGTACTATTTtggaaggaaaatgaaaatcttgATAGGTGTCCTAATCCAGCTTGTAAGGCTCCTAGATGGAAATCAGGGTTGGGAAAACACAAGAAGATTGCTCAAAAAGTTCTTAGGCACTTTCCCTTAGTACCTAGACTTCAGAGATTGTTTATGTCTAAAGATATTGGTGAAGATATGAGGTGGCATAAGGAGAAACGTGTAGATGATGAGATGATTAGACATCCAGCTGATGCTATGGAATGGAAAgattttgacaatcaacatGATTGGTTTGCTAAAGATGCTCGTAACGTGCGCCTTGGTCTTGCTAGTGATGGATTTAACCCTTTTGGAAATATGAGCACAAATTATAGCATGTGGCCTGTGATTGTGACGCCATATAATTTACCACCATGGAAATGCATGAAGGagaattttttgatgttatctttgcTTATCCCAGGTAAGGAATCTCCCGGAAATAATATAGATGTATACTTAAGACCATTAATTGATGAGTTAAAAGAATTATGGGAGACTGGTGTGCCAACATATGATGCATATAGcggtaaaaaaatttaa